Proteins encoded in a region of the Cataglyphis hispanica isolate Lineage 1 chromosome 14, ULB_Chis1_1.0, whole genome shotgun sequence genome:
- the LOC126854678 gene encoding furin-like protease 2 isoform X2: protein MIFRVTLLIVCALLAGARAEPRPRQRPVPIYSNQFAVYVPSGAEAADEIAQEHGFDNYGQIGALKNYYLFSHKRLHKRSLTVSEPHHKALRDEPRVHWFQQQHEKKRKKRDFGAASYAFADYPPFFSDFGPRPRPRQATVFHRQRNRGLPLQNLFTDPLFKEQWYLNGGAKDGYDMNLGPAWQKGYTGKGVVVSILDDGIQTNHPDLALNYDHQASTDINDNDDDPMPRDNGDNKHGTRCAGEVAAVAFNQYCGVGVAYNASIGGVRMLDGPVNDAVEARALGLNPDHIDIYSASWGPEDDGKTVDGPGPLARRAFIYGVTSGRKGKGSIFVWASGNGGRHTDSCNCDGYTNSIFTLSISSATQGGYKPWYLEECSSTLASTYSSGTPGNDKSVATVDMDAKLRPDHICTVEHTGTSASAPLAAGIAALALEANPTLTWRDMQYLVVLTSRSEPLNNEPGWILNGVKRKVSHKFGYGLMDAGAMVSLAEQWTNVPPQHICKSDEINEERPIDPTYGYTLSVYMDVTGCAGSLNEVRFLEHVQCKVSLRFFPRGNLRLLLTSPMGTTSTLLFERPRDVLSSNFDDWPFLSVHFWGEKADGRWTLQIINAGNRHVNSPGILKKWQLIFYGTSTNPIRIRTRQFNPSYQGPYSGAASNLQASVATLDGSSAPLLTNHLPGDVSSASVFDSPSAASSAQADGSLDTTRRILHDCDPQCDAQGCYGKGPTQCVACKNYRLDNTCVSRCPPRSFPNQGGVCWPCHESCEICAGAGQDSCLSCAPAHLRVTDLAVCLQQCPEGYYENTENSTCVPCEANCASCQDRPDKCTSCEHHLVMHENKCYAACPSYTYETQDYNCAPCHATCETCNGTAENQCITCRSGLFALNGTCRASCPVGYSADKKRRECVACPPGCATCATLSCTSCIEGWSLNKKGLCAPESRSNCNSGQYYENNQCKLCHSSCETCAGPTEDHCISCPNPLLLQGKRCVSQCDDAYYSVVQPSRPICVPCLHTCKSCVSRLNCTACQDGLQLQSGECRSSCAPGYYSDRGQCAKCYLSCKTCLGPRRDQCVTCPRGWQLAAGECHPECPEGFFKSNFGCQKCHHYCRTCKGEGPLECTSCPPHSMLEGGLCMECLGAQYYDSLTQLCKSCHSDCRRCTGPGKFSCAACSLPLHLDKLNNQCVPCCTGNEKGPQAEECCLCDPETGGCRNSSPAGKRRVPGTEFSADTAISETYFDSDSKSSNNDSASLAVTAATTMAVAICLASIALFAMIFVALQAWSGRREVNMGYTQLAVKVEPSEDPDTDDATELMT from the exons attgGTGCcctaaagaattattatctcTTCTCTCACAAGCGACTGCACAAGAGATCTCTCACTGTCAGCGAACCGCATCATAAGGCGCTCAGGGATGAACCGCGG GTGCACTGGTTCCAGCAGCAACACGAGAAGAAGCGCAAGAAGCGCGACTTTGGCGCCGCGTCCTACGCGTTCGCCGATTATCCGCCCTTCTTCAGCGACTTCGGTCCGCGTCCACGTCCGCGACAGGCTACCGTGTTCCATCGCCAAAGAAACAGAGGCTTGCCGCTTCAAAACCTGTTCACGGACCCGCTCTTCAAGGAACAGTGGTACCTG AACGGCGGCGCTAAGGATGGGTATGACATGAATCTCGGTCCGGCTTGGCAGAAAGGCTATACCGGCAAGGGTGTCGTCGTTTCGATCCTAGACGACGGCATTCAGACCAACCATCCTGATCTGGCGCTCAACTATGATCACCAGGCCAGCACGGATAtcaacgacaacgacgacgatccGATGCCGAGGGATAACGGCGACAACAAGCACGGCACTCGATGCGCCGGCGAGGTCGCCGCCGTTGCCTTCAACCAGTATTGCGGCGTCGGTGTCGCTTACAATGCCAGTATCGGAG GCGTGCGAATGCTCGATGGCCCGGTAAACGACGCTGTCGAGGCCAGAGCGCTGGGATTGAATCCTGATCACATCGACATATACAGCGCCTCCTGGGGTCCCGAGGACGACGGCAAGACCGTCGATGGTCCGGGCCCGCTCGCCAGGAGGGCGTTTATTTACGGAGTGACGAGC GGTCGCAAGGGCAAGGGCTCGATCTTCGTGTGGGCGTCGGGTAACGGCGGTCGGCATACCGATTCGTGCAACTGCGACGGTTACACGAACAGCATATTTACACTGTCTATATCGAGCGCAACCCAGGGCGGCTACAAGCCGTGGTATCTCGAGGAATGCAGTTCCACCCTGGCATCCACTTACTCATCGGGCACGCCCGGCAATGACAAGAGCGTCGCCACTGTGGATATGGACGCCAAGCTACGTCCCGATCACATCTGTACGGTGGAGCACACCGGAACATCCGCCTCGGCGCCGTTAGCCGCCGGTATCGCTGCCCTCGCCCTCGAGGCGAATCCGACTCTAACATGGCGGGACATGCAGTACCTGGTGGTACTCACCTCGCGATCTGAGCCATTGAACAACGAACCCGGCTGGATACTGAACGGCGTGAAGAGGAAGGTCTCCCACAAGTTCGGCTATGGTCTGATGGACGCGGGCGCCATGGTCAGTCTGGCTGAACAGTGGACCAATGTACCTCCGCAGCACATTTGCAAGTCCGACGAGATCAATGAGGAAAGACCGATTGATCCCACGTACGGCTATACCTTGAGCGTGTACATGGACGTCACCGGATGCGCCGGATCCTTGAATGAGGTGCGGTTCTTGGAGCATGTGCAGTGCAAG GTTTCTCTAAGGTTCTTCCCTCGAGGAAACTTGAGGCTTCTATTGACCTCCCCGATGGGCACAACCTCGACCCTATTGTTTGAACGACCGCGCGACGTTCTCAGTTCCAACTTCGACGATTGGCCCTTCCTCAGCGTGCACTTTTGGGGCGAGAAGGCGGACGGCCGATGGACTCTGCAGATCATTAATGCTGGGAATCGACACGTCAATTCACCAG GCATACTGAAGAAGTGGCAGCTGATCTTCTACGGCACGTCGACGAACCCGATCCGGATACGCACGCGGCAGTTTAATCCG AGTTACCAGGGTCCGTACTCCGGCGCCGCATCAAATCTACAGGCATCGGTGGCCACTTTGGACGGCTCGTCGGCGCCGCTCCTGACGAATCACTTGCCCGGCGACGTCTCGTCAGCATCCGTCTTCGACTCACCCTCGGCGGCATCATCTGCGCAAGCGGATGGCTCTCTCGATACTACCAGAAGGATACTGCATGATTGTGATCCTCAATGCGACGCGCAAGGCTGTTATGGCAAAGGTCCGACTCAGTGCGTCGCCTGTAAGAATTATCGTCTTGACAA CACATGTGTTAGTCGTTGTCCGCCAAGGAGCTTCCCTAACCAAGGCGGCGTCTGTTGGCCATGCCATGAATCTTGTGAAATATGTGCGGGCGCTGGTCAGGACTCCTGTCTTTCCTGCGCGCCCGCTCATCTTCGAGTCACCGATCTAGCGGTTTGTCTCCAGCAATGTCCGGAAGGCTACTACGAAA ACACCGAGAATAGCACGTGTGTGCCGTGCGAGGCCAACTGCGCCAGCTGTCAGGACAGACCGGATAAGTGTACCAGCTGCGAGCATCACTTGGTGATGCACGAGAACAAATGTTATGCCGCGTGTCCCTCGTATACATACGAGACGCAAGATTATAACTGCGCTCCGTGTCATGCTACCTGCGAGACCTGTAACGGTACAGCGGAGAATCAGTGCATTACTTGCCGATCCGGGTTGTTCGCTTTGAACG GCACATGTCGCGCCTCGTGCCCGGTGGGTTATAGTGCCGATAAGAAGCGGCGCGAATGCGTCGCATGTCCACCCGGTTGTGCGACCTGCGCCACGCTAAGTTGTACTAGCTGCATCGAGGGCTGGAGCTTGAATAAAAAAGGGCTATGCGCGCCTGAAAGTCGCAGCAACTGCAACTCTGGCCAGTATTACGAAAACAACCAATGCAAACTCTGTCACTCGTCTTGCGAGACCTGCGCCGGTCCCACAGAAGATCACTGCATATCCTGTCCGAATCCGTTATTGCTTCAAGGCAAGCGCTGCGTATCCCAGTGCGACGACGCGTATTATTCCGTGGTACAACCTTCGCGACCGATTTGCGTCCCTTGTCTACATACCTGCAAGAGTTGTGTCTCCCGTCTGAACTGCACGGCATGTCAAGATGGGCTACAACTGCAAAGCGGAGAATGCAGATCGTCCTGCGCGCCAGG TTATTACAGCGATAGAGGTCAATGCGCCAAATGTTATTTGTCATGTAAAACATGCTTGGGACCCAGGAGAGATCAATGCGTCACTTGTCCGAGAGGCTGGCAACTGGCAGCTGGCGAATGCCATCCCGAATGCCCAGAAGGTTTCTTTAAATCCAATTTCGGTTGTCAAAAGTGTCATCATTATTGCCGTACATGTAAAG GAGAAGGTCCGCTAGAATGCACTTCCTGTCCTCCTCATTCGATGTTGGAAGGCGGATTGTGCATGGAGTGTCTGGGTGCGCAATACTATGATTCCTTGACACAACTCTGCAAGAGTTGCCATTCCGACTGCCGAAGATGTACTGGTCCCGGCAAGTTCAGTTGCGCCGCATGTTCGCTGCCGCTGCATTtggacaaattaaataatcagtGCGTGCCTTGTTGTACAGGCAACGAAAAAGGACCTCAAGCTGAGGAGTGCTGTCTTTGTGATCCAGAAACCG gCGGCTGCAGGAACAGCTCGCCAGCTGGTAAAAGAAGAGTACCAGGAACAGAATTCTCAGCCGACACTGCTATCTCTGAAACATACTTTGATAGCGACAGCAAGTCAAGTAATAACGACTCGGCATCACTCGCCGTAACAGCAGCCACGACTATGGCAGTCGCTATTTGTTTAGCATCAATTGCGTTGTTTGCAATGATATTCGTCGCTCTTCAG GCCTGGTCCGGCAGAAGGGAGGTTAATATGGGATATACGCAGCTCGCCGTGAAAGTGGAACCGTCCGAAGACCCGGACACCGACGACGCAACAGAGTTGATGACCTAG
- the LOC126854678 gene encoding furin-like protease 2 isoform X3, whose translation MDHRSFGDRWITRKERLIGALKNYYLFSHKRLHKRSLTVSEPHHKALRDEPRVHWFQQQHEKKRKKRDFGAASYAFADYPPFFSDFGPRPRPRQATVFHRQRNRGLPLQNLFTDPLFKEQWYLNGGAKDGYDMNLGPAWQKGYTGKGVVVSILDDGIQTNHPDLALNYDHQASTDINDNDDDPMPRDNGDNKHGTRCAGEVAAVAFNQYCGVGVAYNASIGGVRMLDGPVNDAVEARALGLNPDHIDIYSASWGPEDDGKTVDGPGPLARRAFIYGVTSGRKGKGSIFVWASGNGGRHTDSCNCDGYTNSIFTLSISSATQGGYKPWYLEECSSTLASTYSSGTPGNDKSVATVDMDAKLRPDHICTVEHTGTSASAPLAAGIAALALEANPTLTWRDMQYLVVLTSRSEPLNNEPGWILNGVKRKVSHKFGYGLMDAGAMVSLAEQWTNVPPQHICKSDEINEERPIDPTYGYTLSVYMDVTGCAGSLNEVRFLEHVQCKVSLRFFPRGNLRLLLTSPMGTTSTLLFERPRDVLSSNFDDWPFLSVHFWGEKADGRWTLQIINAGNRHVNSPGILKKWQLIFYGTSTNPIRIRTRQFNPVHSTYLPSHSIHYPFRVDDDPLQLSGYPGNSDFFSSSTFQSYQGPYSGAASNLQASVATLDGSSAPLLTNHLPGDVSSASVFDSPSAASSAQADGSLDTTRRILHDCDPQCDAQGCYGKGPTQCVACKNYRLDNTCVSRCPPRSFPNQGGVCWPCHESCEICAGAGQDSCLSCAPAHLRVTDLAVCLQQCPEGYYENTENSTCVPCEANCASCQDRPDKCTSCEHHLVMHENKCYAACPSYTYETQDYNCAPCHATCETCNGTAENQCITCRSGLFALNGTCRASCPVGYSADKKRRECVACPPGCATCATLSCTSCIEGWSLNKKGLCAPESRSNCNSGQYYENNQCKLCHSSCETCAGPTEDHCISCPNPLLLQGKRCVSQCDDAYYSVVQPSRPICVPCLHTCKSCVSRLNCTACQDGLQLQSGECRSSCAPGYYSDRGQCAKCYLSCKTCLGPRRDQCVTCPRGWQLAAGECHPECPEGFFKSNFGCQKCHHYCRTCKGEGPLECTSCPPHSMLEGGLCMECLGAQYYDSLTQLCKSCHSDCRRCTGPGKFSCAACSLPLHLDKLNNQCVPCCTGNEKGPQAEECCLCDPETGGCRNSSPAGKRRVPGTEFSADTAISETYFDSDSKSSNNDSASLAVTAATTMAVAICLASIALFAMIFVALQAWSGRREVNMGYTQLAVKVEPSEDPDTDDATELMT comes from the exons attgGTGCcctaaagaattattatctcTTCTCTCACAAGCGACTGCACAAGAGATCTCTCACTGTCAGCGAACCGCATCATAAGGCGCTCAGGGATGAACCGCGG GTGCACTGGTTCCAGCAGCAACACGAGAAGAAGCGCAAGAAGCGCGACTTTGGCGCCGCGTCCTACGCGTTCGCCGATTATCCGCCCTTCTTCAGCGACTTCGGTCCGCGTCCACGTCCGCGACAGGCTACCGTGTTCCATCGCCAAAGAAACAGAGGCTTGCCGCTTCAAAACCTGTTCACGGACCCGCTCTTCAAGGAACAGTGGTACCTG AACGGCGGCGCTAAGGATGGGTATGACATGAATCTCGGTCCGGCTTGGCAGAAAGGCTATACCGGCAAGGGTGTCGTCGTTTCGATCCTAGACGACGGCATTCAGACCAACCATCCTGATCTGGCGCTCAACTATGATCACCAGGCCAGCACGGATAtcaacgacaacgacgacgatccGATGCCGAGGGATAACGGCGACAACAAGCACGGCACTCGATGCGCCGGCGAGGTCGCCGCCGTTGCCTTCAACCAGTATTGCGGCGTCGGTGTCGCTTACAATGCCAGTATCGGAG GCGTGCGAATGCTCGATGGCCCGGTAAACGACGCTGTCGAGGCCAGAGCGCTGGGATTGAATCCTGATCACATCGACATATACAGCGCCTCCTGGGGTCCCGAGGACGACGGCAAGACCGTCGATGGTCCGGGCCCGCTCGCCAGGAGGGCGTTTATTTACGGAGTGACGAGC GGTCGCAAGGGCAAGGGCTCGATCTTCGTGTGGGCGTCGGGTAACGGCGGTCGGCATACCGATTCGTGCAACTGCGACGGTTACACGAACAGCATATTTACACTGTCTATATCGAGCGCAACCCAGGGCGGCTACAAGCCGTGGTATCTCGAGGAATGCAGTTCCACCCTGGCATCCACTTACTCATCGGGCACGCCCGGCAATGACAAGAGCGTCGCCACTGTGGATATGGACGCCAAGCTACGTCCCGATCACATCTGTACGGTGGAGCACACCGGAACATCCGCCTCGGCGCCGTTAGCCGCCGGTATCGCTGCCCTCGCCCTCGAGGCGAATCCGACTCTAACATGGCGGGACATGCAGTACCTGGTGGTACTCACCTCGCGATCTGAGCCATTGAACAACGAACCCGGCTGGATACTGAACGGCGTGAAGAGGAAGGTCTCCCACAAGTTCGGCTATGGTCTGATGGACGCGGGCGCCATGGTCAGTCTGGCTGAACAGTGGACCAATGTACCTCCGCAGCACATTTGCAAGTCCGACGAGATCAATGAGGAAAGACCGATTGATCCCACGTACGGCTATACCTTGAGCGTGTACATGGACGTCACCGGATGCGCCGGATCCTTGAATGAGGTGCGGTTCTTGGAGCATGTGCAGTGCAAG GTTTCTCTAAGGTTCTTCCCTCGAGGAAACTTGAGGCTTCTATTGACCTCCCCGATGGGCACAACCTCGACCCTATTGTTTGAACGACCGCGCGACGTTCTCAGTTCCAACTTCGACGATTGGCCCTTCCTCAGCGTGCACTTTTGGGGCGAGAAGGCGGACGGCCGATGGACTCTGCAGATCATTAATGCTGGGAATCGACACGTCAATTCACCAG GCATACTGAAGAAGTGGCAGCTGATCTTCTACGGCACGTCGACGAACCCGATCCGGATACGCACGCGGCAGTTTAATCCGGTACATTCTACGTACCTTCCTTCCCATTCCATTCATTATCCGTTCAGGGTAGACGATGATCCGCTACAACTGTCCGGTTATCCGGGCAATAGCGACTTCTTTTCTTCGTCTACCTTTCAGAGTTACCAGGGTCCGTACTCCGGCGCCGCATCAAATCTACAGGCATCGGTGGCCACTTTGGACGGCTCGTCGGCGCCGCTCCTGACGAATCACTTGCCCGGCGACGTCTCGTCAGCATCCGTCTTCGACTCACCCTCGGCGGCATCATCTGCGCAAGCGGATGGCTCTCTCGATACTACCAGAAGGATACTGCATGATTGTGATCCTCAATGCGACGCGCAAGGCTGTTATGGCAAAGGTCCGACTCAGTGCGTCGCCTGTAAGAATTATCGTCTTGACAA CACATGTGTTAGTCGTTGTCCGCCAAGGAGCTTCCCTAACCAAGGCGGCGTCTGTTGGCCATGCCATGAATCTTGTGAAATATGTGCGGGCGCTGGTCAGGACTCCTGTCTTTCCTGCGCGCCCGCTCATCTTCGAGTCACCGATCTAGCGGTTTGTCTCCAGCAATGTCCGGAAGGCTACTACGAAA ACACCGAGAATAGCACGTGTGTGCCGTGCGAGGCCAACTGCGCCAGCTGTCAGGACAGACCGGATAAGTGTACCAGCTGCGAGCATCACTTGGTGATGCACGAGAACAAATGTTATGCCGCGTGTCCCTCGTATACATACGAGACGCAAGATTATAACTGCGCTCCGTGTCATGCTACCTGCGAGACCTGTAACGGTACAGCGGAGAATCAGTGCATTACTTGCCGATCCGGGTTGTTCGCTTTGAACG GCACATGTCGCGCCTCGTGCCCGGTGGGTTATAGTGCCGATAAGAAGCGGCGCGAATGCGTCGCATGTCCACCCGGTTGTGCGACCTGCGCCACGCTAAGTTGTACTAGCTGCATCGAGGGCTGGAGCTTGAATAAAAAAGGGCTATGCGCGCCTGAAAGTCGCAGCAACTGCAACTCTGGCCAGTATTACGAAAACAACCAATGCAAACTCTGTCACTCGTCTTGCGAGACCTGCGCCGGTCCCACAGAAGATCACTGCATATCCTGTCCGAATCCGTTATTGCTTCAAGGCAAGCGCTGCGTATCCCAGTGCGACGACGCGTATTATTCCGTGGTACAACCTTCGCGACCGATTTGCGTCCCTTGTCTACATACCTGCAAGAGTTGTGTCTCCCGTCTGAACTGCACGGCATGTCAAGATGGGCTACAACTGCAAAGCGGAGAATGCAGATCGTCCTGCGCGCCAGG TTATTACAGCGATAGAGGTCAATGCGCCAAATGTTATTTGTCATGTAAAACATGCTTGGGACCCAGGAGAGATCAATGCGTCACTTGTCCGAGAGGCTGGCAACTGGCAGCTGGCGAATGCCATCCCGAATGCCCAGAAGGTTTCTTTAAATCCAATTTCGGTTGTCAAAAGTGTCATCATTATTGCCGTACATGTAAAG GAGAAGGTCCGCTAGAATGCACTTCCTGTCCTCCTCATTCGATGTTGGAAGGCGGATTGTGCATGGAGTGTCTGGGTGCGCAATACTATGATTCCTTGACACAACTCTGCAAGAGTTGCCATTCCGACTGCCGAAGATGTACTGGTCCCGGCAAGTTCAGTTGCGCCGCATGTTCGCTGCCGCTGCATTtggacaaattaaataatcagtGCGTGCCTTGTTGTACAGGCAACGAAAAAGGACCTCAAGCTGAGGAGTGCTGTCTTTGTGATCCAGAAACCG gCGGCTGCAGGAACAGCTCGCCAGCTGGTAAAAGAAGAGTACCAGGAACAGAATTCTCAGCCGACACTGCTATCTCTGAAACATACTTTGATAGCGACAGCAAGTCAAGTAATAACGACTCGGCATCACTCGCCGTAACAGCAGCCACGACTATGGCAGTCGCTATTTGTTTAGCATCAATTGCGTTGTTTGCAATGATATTCGTCGCTCTTCAG GCCTGGTCCGGCAGAAGGGAGGTTAATATGGGATATACGCAGCTCGCCGTGAAAGTGGAACCGTCCGAAGACCCGGACACCGACGACGCAACAGAGTTGATGACCTAG